A DNA window from Helianthus annuus cultivar XRQ/B chromosome 15, HanXRQr2.0-SUNRISE, whole genome shotgun sequence contains the following coding sequences:
- the LOC110865863 gene encoding vacuolar protein sorting-associated protein 54, chloroplastic isoform X3, producing MDPKPPLRSAKLTGNRQNSSSLLSKTLSDASTQNLSSILNNPHVSDSSWSGWWSSSSTAVQIPDFAPLSGTKTTSGGVEISRSDFASYLTSVSDQYNRFEDIRNHSNNERSKDSKDDVNYASDCYDRVGEALVECLKEVPALYFKEDFALEDGGTFRAACSSVGDNDVLQEKLTQYLDVVEVHLVKEISLRSNSFFEAQGQLEDLSLKIVEGCGRIRELKEKIRVLDGDLVDSARQIQELKVTRGDLLALQEKLRVVLYVNQSLAALKLLVASADCAGALDVTDDLKHFLNGDQLTGLHCFRHLEDHVAAAINSVNSILSAEFLRVSVNDAGEKDAVILSKAKARIASPGTEEDNDEYWDQEDTSSFHDRLLPLIIGLLRTAKLPAVLRIYRDTVISDMKTAIKSVVAELLPVLLARPLDSDFKSGDRIVDSDGGGSSLANKLRNLSSESFVQLLETIFKIVQAHLLRAAEVKKVIEWMMSNLDGHYAADSVAAAIANGALTAEISSAADGQSGPSSLSTRKNLIKVSPATSSSNLSKNFRADVLRENAEAVFAACDAAHGRWAKLLGVRALLHPKLRLQDFLNIYNVSQEFVTATEKIGGRLGYSIRGTLQSQAKAFVDFQHESRMTKLKALLDQETWVEVDVPNEFQAIVDSLFRLESDSEDDNHSKSIANSYNEVVTSSAEQVDLNGQVNNTKTKNGQAKSSAHLISFRGVGYHMVNCGLILLKMLSEYIDMNNFLPALSSEVIHRVLEMLKFFNTRTCQLVLGAGAMQVSGLKSITSKHLALASQVISFVHAIMPEIRKVLFLKVPEARKGLLLSEIGRVSQDYKVHRDEIHTKLVQIMRERLLVHLRGLPQIIETWSRVDETEIQPSQFAKSLTKEVGYLQRVLSRTLHEADVQEIFKEVTIIFDIQISDAFAHVDISTPQAKARLNCEIQHILGCIKSLPSAKLNIESGIPIAGQLEALVKRISSAESDQ from the exons ATGGATCCAAAACCTCCTCTCCGATCAGCAAAACTCACCGGAAATCGCCAAAACTCATCGTCGTTGTTATCCAAAACACTTTCAGATGCAAGTACACAAAACTTATCCTCCATTCTCAACAATCCACACGTCTCCGATAGCTCGTGGTCCGGCTGGTGGTCGTCGTCGTCAACTGCCGTACAGATTCCTGATTTTGCTCCACTTTCAGGTACCAAAACTACCTCCGGTGGTGTAGAAATATCACGATCTGATTTCGCATCTTATTTAACGTCGGTTTCGGATCAGTATAATCGATTTGAAGATATTCGGAATCATTCGAATAACGAGAGGAGTAAGGACAGTAAGGATGATGTGAATTATGCTAGTGATTGTTATGATAGGGTAGGGGAGGCTCTGGTTGAGTGTTTGAAAGAGGTGCCTGCATTGTATTTTAAGGAGGATTTTGCGCTTGAGGATGGGGGGACGTTTAGGGCGGCATGTTCGTCGGTTGGGGATAATGATGTGTTGCAGGAGAAGTTGACGCAGTATTTGGATGTGGTGGAGGTGCATTTGGTTAAGGAGATATCGTTGCGGTCGAATTCGTTTTTCGAGGCGCAAGGGCAGTTGGAGGATTTGAGTTTGAAGATTGTGGAAGGGTGTGGGAGGATTCGGGAGCTGAAGGAGAAGATTAGGGTTTTGGATGGGGATTTGGTGGATTCGGCGAGGCAGATTCAGGAGTTGAAGGTTACGCGGGGTGATTTATTGGCGTTGCAGGAGAAGCTTAGGGTTGTGTTGTATGTCAATCAGTCTCTTGCTGCTCTTAAATTG CTCGTCGCATCTGCTGATTGTGCTGGAGCTTTAGACGTCACAGATGATTTGAAGCATTTTCTG AATGGTGATCAACTGACTGGCCTACATTGTTTTCGTCACCTCGAGGATCATGTAGCCGCTGCAATTAATTCTGTAAATAG CATTCTTTCAGCAGAGTTTTTGCGTGTATCTGTTAATGATGCTGGAGAAAAAGATGCGGTAATATTGTCTAAAGCAAAAGCAAGGATAGCCTCACCGGGAACTGAAGAAGATAATGAC GAATACTGGGATCAAGAAGATACCTCTAGTTTCCATGATCGACTTCTACCTCTAATTATAGGCTTACTTAGAACC GCAAAACTTCCAGCTGTGTTGAGAATATATCGTGATACAGTTATATCCGACATGAAAACTGCTATTAAGTCAGTTGTTGCAGAGCTGCTTCCAGTTCTTCTTGCCAGACCTTTGGACTCTGATTTTAAATCAGGCGATCGAATTGTTGATTCAGATG GTGGAGGCTCATCACTCGCAAATAAGTTAAGAAACCTTTCTTCTGAGAGCTTTGTTCAACTTCTTGAAACTATTTTCAAGATTGTACAG GCACACTTACTACGAGCTGCTGAAGTTAAAAAAGTCATCGAGTGGATGATGTCAAATCTTGATGGTCACTATGCTGCTGACTCAGTTGCTGCCGCAATTGCCAATGGTGCTTTGACTGCAGAAATATCTTCAGCAGCTGATGGTCAATCTGGCCCCTCTTCTCTTTCGACTCGAAAAAACCTTATCAAGGTTTCTCCTGCCACAAGTTCATCAAATTTGTCAAAAAATTTCAGAGCTGATGTATTGAGAGAAAACGCAGAAGCAGTGTTTGCTGCTTGTGATGCAGCTCATGGAAGATGGGCAAAACTGCTTGGCGTTCGTGCGCTTCTCCATCCAAAGCTGAGGTTACAagattttttaaatatatataacgTATCCCAAGAATTTGTAACTGCAACAGAGAAG ATTGGTGGAAGGTTGGGATATAGCATTCGTGGAACATTACAGTCTCAAGCCAAAGCTTTTGTTGATTTCCAGCATGAATCGCGG ATGACAAAACTGAAAGCGCTACTTGATCAAGAAACATGGGTTGAAGTCGACGTTCCTAATGAATTCCAGGCGATAGTGGATTCACTTTTTAGATTGGAGTCTGACTCTGAAGATGATAACCATTCTAAGAGCATTGCTAATAGCTACAATGAAGTGGTTACCAGCAGTGCAGAACAGGTAGATCTCAATGGACAG GTTAACAACACTAAAACAAAGAATGGACAGGCAAAATCTTCTGCTCATTTAATTTCTTTCAGAGGTGTTGGGTACCACATGGTAAACTG TGGCTTAATCTTGCTGAAGATGTTATCCGAGTACATCGATATGAATAATTTTTTGCCAGCACTTTCTTCTGAGGTTATTCACCGTGTACTTGAAATGTTGAAATTTTTCAACACAAGGACGTGTCAACTTGTTCTTGGTGCCGGTGCCATGCAG GTCTCTGGTTTAAAGTCGATTACATCCAAACATTTGGCACTAGCAAGTCAGGTTATCAGTTTCGTGCATGCTATTATGCCCG AAATTAGGAAGGTTCTTTTCCTGAAAGTTCCTGAGGCGCGTAAAGGATTGCTGTTATCAGAAATCGGACGAGTGTCACAG GATTATAAAGTGCATCGCGATGAAATACATACAAAGCTGGTGCAAATAATGAGGGAAAGATTGTTAGTTCATCTCCGTGGATTGCCACAAATAATTGAAACATGGAGCCGAGTAGACGAAACTGAAATACAACCCAGTCAGTTTGCTAAATCACTCACAAAG GAAGTTGGGTATCTTCAACGCGTGCTTTCTCGGACCTTGCATGAGGCAGATGTTCAAGAAATATTCAA GGAAGTGACCATCATCTTTGACATACAAATCTCTGATGCATTCGCACATGTGGATATTAGCACTCCACAAGCAAAAGCCAG GCTTAATTGTGAAATTCAGCACATTCTTGGATGCATTAAATCACTGCCTTCTGCCAAGTTAAATATCGAGTCTGGGATTCCCATTGCAGGACAACTTGAGGCCTTAGTCAAAAGAATATCTTCTGCTGAATCAGATCAATAG